DNA sequence from the Colius striatus isolate bColStr4 unplaced genomic scaffold, bColStr4.1.hap1 scaffold_185, whole genome shotgun sequence genome:
GGTGGCACCTCCaagcctggcacagggggatGGTTTGGGGGACAAGCAGCTCATCCCTCATCCCCCCAGGGGCAGGGGGGGCACGATCCTGACGCCTCCCAGCTCGTCCCATCCCTGAGGGGAAAGGtttgtgtccaggtggcagagGAACGGCAGCAGGAGGACAACAGAGACCTTCTGGGACCTGGAGCAGAGACTGGGGCTCATTTCTCGACAGAACAACGTCCTGGGAGAGACTCTGAGGAGGTTCcaaggtggggagggggctgggaggggggggTCTCTCCCCCTGTTCTGGGGTagggcagctctccctgctgctgggttCCCCGTGAACACAACGGGGTGACAGCACCCAGGTGCCATCCCAGCTCTCTGTCCCTCATCCCACCCTTGTCCTTCATCCCAGCTCTGTCCTTCATCCCAGCTCTCTGTCCCtcatcccagctctgcccttcGTCCCACCCTTGTCCTTCATcccagctctctgtccttcatcccagctctctgtccttcatcCCATCTCTGTCCTTCATCCCACCCTTGTCCCTCACCCCATCTCTGTCCTTCATCCCACCCTTGTCCTTCATcccagctctctgtccttcatcCCAGCTCTCTGCCCTTCATCCCACCCTTGTCCTtcatcccacctctgtccttcatcccacctctgcccctcatcccacctctgtccttcatcCCAGCTCTGTCCTTCATCCCAGCTCTGTCCTTCATCCCACCCTTGTCCTtcatcccacctctgtccttcatcCCACCCTTGTCCTTCATCCCACCCTTGTCCTTCATCCCACCCTTATCCTtcatcccacctctgcccctcatcccacctctctgtccttcatcccacctctgcccctcatcccacctctgcccctcatcccagctctctgtccttcatcCCATCTCTGTCCTTCATCCCACCCTTGTCCTtcatcccacctctgcccctcatcccacctctgcccctcatcccagctctctgtccttcatcCCACCTCTTTGTCCTTCATCCCAGCTCTCTGTCCCTCATCCCAGCCTTGTCCTTCATCCCACCTCTTTGTCCTTCATCCCACCCTTGTCCCTCATCCCAGCCTTGTCCTTCATCCCACCCTTGTCCTtcatcccacctctgcccctcatcccacctctgcccctcatcccagctctctgtccttcatcCCACCTCTTTGTCCTTCATCCCACCCTTGTCCCTCATCCCAGCCTTGTCCTTCATCCCACCCTTGTCCTTCATCCCACCTCTCTGTCCTtcatcccacctctgtccttcatcccacctctgtccttcatcCCAGCTCTGTCCTTCATCCCACCCTTGTCCTTCATCCCAGCTCTGTCCTtcatcccacctctgtccttcatcCCAGCTCTGTCCTtcatcccacctctgcccctcaTCCCACCCTTGTCCTTCATCCCACCCTTGTCCTTCATCCCACCCTTGTCCTTCATCCCACCCTTGTCCTTCATCCCATCCTTGTCCCTCACCCCCCTCTGTCCCTCACCCCACAGACATTTTGCCCTCTGAGCTGGAGAAGGAGCCAAGAGCAGGTGGAAAAGGTGAGGGAGGGCTCCAGAAACGGGCGTTTTGAGCCAAAACGGGGCTGCACAAGGGGCGGGAACGGAGCTGAGACGGCTCCAGAGGCTCCCGAGGAGCCAAAGCCGCTCAGCCCCGACCTCCGACGTCtcttttctcccccctccccaccagcctTCGTCACCCTGGACCCCGCCACGGCCGGCGCCCACCTGGTGGTGTCCCGGGACCGGCGCGGGGTGCGGTGGGGGGATGCGGGGGCTCAGGACCCTCCCCCCAGCCCGCGGCGCCTCCCCGGCTGCATCCTGGGCTCCAGGGGCTTCACCCGGGGCCGCTGCCACTGGGACGTGGAGGTGGCCGGGGGCCGGCGCTGGGCGCTGGGGGTGGCCCTGGGGGGGGTCCCCCAAGGAGGGGACGGGCTCTGTCCCCAGCCAGGGGTCTGTCCCCAGCGAGGGGTCTGTCCCCAGCCAGGGGTCTGTCCCCGGGGAGGGGTCTGTCCGCAGCCAGGGGTCTGTCCTCAGCCAGGGGTCTGTCCCCAGAGAGGGGTCTGTCCCCAGGGAGGGGTCTGTCCCCAGCCAGGGGTCTGTCCGCAGCCAGGGGTCTGTCCCCAGAGAGGGGTCTGTCCCCAGCGAGGGGTCTGTCCCCAGCCAGGGGTCTGTCCCCAGCGAGGGGTCTGTCCCCAGCCAGGGCTCTGTCCCCGGGGAGGGGTCTGTCCCCAGCCAGGGGTCTGTCCCCGGGGAGGGGTCTGTCCCCAGGGAGGGGTCTGTCCCCAGCCAGGGGTCTGTCCCCAGGGAGGGGTCTGTCCCCAGGGAGGGGTCTGTCCCCAGCGAGGGGTCTGTCCCCAGCCAGGGCTCTGTCCCCGGGGAGGGGTCTGTCCCCAGCCAGGGCTCTGTCCCCGGGGAGGGGTCTGTCCCCAGCCAGGGGTCTGTCCCCAGCGAGGGGTCTGTCCCCAGCCAGGGGTCTGTCCCCGGGGAGGGGTCTGTCCCCAGGGAGGGGTCTGTCCCCAGCCAGGGGTCTGTCCCCAGGGAGGGGTCTGTCCCCAGGGAGGGGTCTGTCCCCAGCGAGGGGTCTGTCCCCAGCCAGGGGTCTGTCCCCGGGGAGGGGTCTGTCCCCAGCCAGGGGTCTGTCCCCAGGGAGGGGTCTGTCCCCAGCGAGGGGTCTGTCCCCAGCCAGGGGTCTGTCCCCAGAGAGGGGTCTGTCCCCGGGGAGGGGTCTGTCCCCAGGGAGGGGTCTGTCCCCAGCCAGGGGTCTGTACCATGGGAGGGGTCTGTCCCCAGAGAGGGGTCTGTCCGCAGCCAGGGCTCTGTCCCCGGGGAGGGGTCTGTCCCCAGCCAGGGGTCTGTCCCCAGAGAGGGGTCTGTCCCCAGCCAGGGGTCTGTCCCCAGCCAGGGGTCTGTCCCCAGAGAGGGGTCTGTCCCCAGCCAGGGGTCTGTCCCCAGCCAGGGGTCTGTCCCCAGAGAGGGGTCTGTCCCCAGCCAGGGGTCTGTCCCCAGCCAGGGGTCTGTCCCCAGAGAGGGGTCTGTCCCCAGCCAGGGGTCTGTCCGCAGCCAGGGGTCTGTCCCCGGGGAGGGGTCTGTCCCCAGCCAGGGGTCTGTCCCCGGGGAGGGGTCTGTCCGCAGCCAGGGCTCTGTCCCCAGCCAGGGGTCTGTCCCCAGCCAGGGGTCTGTCCCCAGCGAGGGGTCTGTCCCCAGCCAGGGGTCTGTCCGCAGCCAGGGGTCTGTCCCCAGGGAGGGGTCTGTCCCCGGGGAGGGGTCTGTCCGCAGCCAGGGCTCTGTCCCCAGCCAGGGGTCCGTCCCCGGGGGGCTCGGGGTGCGGCTGCGGCCGGAGCAGGGGGTTTGGGCGGTGGGGCGCTGCGGGAGCCGCTGCTGCGCCTTCAGCTCGcccctcacccccctccccGGCCTCGGGGCGGGCGCCAAGCTGCGGGTGGCTTTGGACCGCGACGGGGGGCGAGTGGCGTTTTACCTCGGCGGCGACCCCCGGCCCGTCTTCACCTTCCACAAAGCGTCTTTCGGCAGCGGGGAGAGGGTCTTCCCGTTCTTCTGGGTGGGGAGGGGCTCCCACCTGCGCCTCTGCCCGTGAGCCCCTCGCCCTTCAgcccctttctcctcctttaaTCCGCGTTTGCCACcgttccccccccccaaaaaaaagctcttttgggagcatttgctttaaaaaaggtgttttttatTGCCTCGTGGCTGAGCAAACCCCGGGATGATCCTTCTGACCGCTCCAGGGTGCTGCTTGTGCCCCCCAAGATGCTCCTCGTGCACCCCCCCGAGGATGCTCATCGTGCACCCCACCAGGatgctccctgtgccccccaggaTGTTCCTTGTGCCCCTCCCCGGGATGCTCCTTGTGCCCCCCGGGCTGCTCCTTGTGCCCCCCGAGATGCTCCTTGTGCCCCCCAAGATGCTCCTTGTGCCCCCCGAGATGCTCCTCGTGCCCCACCGGGATACTCCTTGTGCCCTCCAAGATGCTCCTTGTGCCCCCCGGGATGCTCCTTGTGCCCCCCCCAAGATGCTCCTCGTGCACCCCGAATGCTCCCTGTGTCCCCCAGGGATGGTCCTTGTGCCCCTCCCCGGGATGCTCCTTGTCCCCCCCAAGATGCTCCTTGTGCCCCCTGCGATGCTCCTTGTGCCCCCCTGGGATGCTCCTTGTGCCCCCTGCGATGCTCCTTGTGCCCCCCGGGCTGCTCCTTGTGCCCCCCAGGGATGGTCCTTGTGCCCCCCTGGGATGCTCCTTGTGCCCCCCAAGatgctccctgtgcccccccagcCTGCTCCTTGTGCCCCCCCTGGGGTGCTCCTTGTGCCCCTCAAATGCTCCTTGTGCCCCCCAGGACGCTCCTTGTGCCCCTCAAATGCTCCTTGTGCCCCCCAGGACGCTCCTTGTGCCCCTCAAATGCTCCTTGTGCCCCCCAGGACGCTCCTTGTGCCCCTCAAATGCTCCTTGTGCCCCCCAGGACGCTCCTTGTGCCCCCTGCGATGCTCCTTGTGCCCCCCAGGATGCTCCTTGTGCCCCTCAAATGCTCCTTGTGCCCCCCGAGATGCTCCTTGTGCCCCCCGAGATGCTCCTTGTGCCCCCCCAGGATGCTCCTCGTGCACCCCACCGGGatgctccctgtgcccccctggGTTGCTCCTTGTGCCCCCCGGGCTGCTCCTTGTGCCCCCCAGGGATGGTCCTTGTGCCCCCCCAGCCTGCTCCTTGTGCCCCCCCTGGGGTGCTCCTCGTGCCCCCCCGGTGTGGGGGACTCAGGGGTGGTGGTGTGGGGTGGCGCCACGCTTCTGCGTGAGGCGAAACGAGCTGTCGGGGGGTGTGAACGAGGCGTCGGGGGCGGGAAGGAGCCGCCCGGAGCAGCGTCACACAGGAAGGGGCGGGAGCAGCGCGGGGCCGGCGCCGGGACGGAGCGAGCGGGGCGCGACCCCCGGGCGGGTGCGGGACGGGctgcggggcggggcggggcggggcggggggcgccgGCCCCTCCCGCACCCCCGGCTCGGGCGGGATGCGGAGAGTCCCCCCCAAAGCCGCCGTGTGCCCGGGTGGGGGTGTCGGGGAGagggggggtgggaaggggaaagggggggggtCGCGGGGTCGCTGCGATGCGCGGGGGGGTGAGAAAGGGGTAAATGAGGCAGAAAGTGGAGGGTGGGGGGCAGGAGGGTCGTTGAGGCAATAACGGGGAGATTAGGGCAAAAAAGGGGAAATTCAGCCAAAAATGGGGAAATTTAGCAAAAAAAAGGGgtaaaatgaagttaaaaagGGGGAAATTGAGCCAAAAATGGGGGGAATTTAGCCAAAAAGGGGGGAAATTGAACCAAAAAGGGGGAAATTGAGCCAAAAAGGGGGAAATTGAGCCAAAAAGGGGGGGAATTGAGCCAAAAAGGGGGAAATTGAgacaaaaaaggggaaaattgAGACAAAAAAGGGGGAAATTGAGACAAAAAAGGGGGAAATTGAGACAAAACAAGGGAAATTGAGCCAAAAAGGGGGAAATTGAGACAAAAAGGGGGGGAATTGAGCCAAAAAGTGGgaaattaagcaaaaaaaagaggataatTAAgccaagaaagggaaaaataagtcAAAAAGGGGAAATCAAGccaaaaaaatggaaattgagCCAAAAAAGAGGGAAATTGGGCCAAAAAAGGGGGAAATTGAGCCAAAAAGGAGGAAATTGAGCCAGAAAAGGGGAAATTGGGCCAAAAAAGGGGGAAATTAAGCCAAAAAGGGGGAAATTGAGACaaaaaagagggaaattaagcaaagaaaagggaaaaacaagtaaacaaaGAGTAATTAagcaaaaaagggggaaatgaGTCAAAAAAAGGGATAATTAAGCCAAAAAGGGAGAAATTAAGCCCCAAAAGGGGGGAATTATGCAAAAAAGGGAAAGTTAAGGCAAAAAGGGAACATTTTAAGCCCAAGGGGATTTGTTTTATGCCAAGAAAGGGGAAATTTTAAGCCCCAAAGGGAAAATGAAGCCAAAAGTGGTTAATGAGGGCAAGTAAAGGGAATTTCGAAGCCAAAAAGGGGAAACTGAACATGAAAGGGTTCATGAAGCCCAGAAGGGTGAGGGTGGTTTCTTGTTTATGCTGAAAAAGTGGGAAATTGAGGCAAAAGGAGAAACCTGAAGCCAAAAGGGGGgaaattaaactgaaaagagtcaagaaaaggagaaagttgagagaaaaaagggaacAAATGAAGGGAAACGGGGCTGAAAGGGGAAATAGAAggggaaaataaagcagaaagggGGAAAGTGAGGTTAAAAAGGGGGGAAATTAAGTAGAAAAGGGGGAAATatgatccttttctttcagataaGGAGCTTTTCCCCCCCTGAGGGGATGGAGAGTCGGTCTGGAGCGAGAGATGCCGACCCCCTGGGACATGGAGACCCCCAGGGGCATCATCAGGACCCCCAGGGACATCATCAGGACCCCCAGGGACAACGAGACCCCCAAGGACATCATCAGGACCCCCAAGGACATCATCAGGACCTCCTTGGACATGGAGACCCCCAGGGACATGGAGACCCCCAAGGACATCATCAGGACCCCCAGGGACAACGGGACCCCCAAGGACATCATCAGGACCCCTTTCTTGCCCCCCTGTGCCACACTGTGATCCTCGTGCAccccccctcccagcacagggCGTGGGGCAGGGGGTGAGGAGCCGATCCCCACCCGGGACCCCCCCTGGAACGAGCATCTcaccctcccccagccccgagGGGGGTTTCCCGGGGGGTTCCCCTCGGGGCAGAGCCCCCAAGGTGGGTGTCGGGCTGGTGGGGAAGCGCCGAAGCCTCCAGGAACCCCCCAGATCCTCGGCCCCGGAGAGGAAACACATCTGCCCCGAGTGCGGGAAGGGCTTCGGGAAGAGCTCCAACCTCGTGGTTCACCGTCGCACCCACACCGGGGAGAAGCCCTACAAGTGCTGCGGCTGCGACAGGAGCTTCAGCGACCGCTCCAACCTGGCCAAGCACCAGCGTGTCCACGCCAAGAGGCGGCTGCTGAGCTGCGGGGAGTGCGGTGGGAGCGGGAGCGAGGCGGGGGCTGGAGCCCCCCATCCAGCGGAGCCGCCCCGGGGGGGAGCTGCGGGGGAGTGCGGGGAGTGCGGTGGGAGCGGGAGGGAGCCGGGGCTGGAGCCCCCCGGCCAGCGGAGCCGCCCCGGGGAGAGCTGCGGGGAGTGCGGGGAGTGCGGTGGGAGCGGGGGCGAgccggggctgcagccccccatCCAGCGGAGCCGCCCCGGGGAGTGCGGTGGGAGCGGGAGGGAGCCGGGGCTGGAGCCCCTCGGCCAGCAGAGCCGCCCCGGGGGGAGCTGCGGGGAGTGCGGGGAGTGCGGTGGGAGCGGGAGGGAgccggggctgcagccccccatCCAGCGGAGCCGCCCCGGGGGGAGCTGCGGGGAGTGCGGGGAGTGCGGTGGGAGCGGGAGGGAgccggggctgcagccccccatCCAGCGGAGCCGCCCCGGGGAGTGCGGTGGGAGCGGGGGGCGAGCCGGGGCTGGAGCCCCCCATCCAGCGGAGCCGCCCCGGGGAGTGCGGTGGGAGCGGGAGGGAGCCGGGGCTGGAGCCCCCCATCCAGCGGAGCCGCCCCGGGGGGAGCTGCGGGGAGTGCGGTGGGAGCGGGAGCGAgccggggctgcagccccccatCCAGCGGAGCCGCCCCGGGGGGAGCTGCCGGCGCTGCGGGGAGAGTGCGGGGCCGCGCGGGGAGCCCGAGGACAGGCTCTACCAGTGCCCCAAGTGCCAGAAGCGCTTCAAGACGCGCTCCATCCTCATCACCCACGAGGCGCTTCACACCGGGGAGCGACCCTTCCCCTGCCCCGACTGCTCCAAGCGCTTCGTGCGCAAAGCCGACCTGGCGGTGCACCGGCGCATCCACAGCGGCGAGAAGCCCTTCTCGTGCCCCGAGTGCGGCAGGAGCTTCAACCACCGCTCCAACCTCTTCACCCACCTCAGGAGACACTCCGGGGACAAACCCTTTCCCTGCGGCCAGTGCGCCAAGCGCTTCGTGCACCGCGCCGAGGCGGCGGCTCACCGGCGCAGCCACGGCACCGAGCGACCCTTCGGCTGCGGCCGCTGCGGGAAGCGCTTCAAGGGCCGCACGGCGCTGGCGCGACACGAGCTGCTGCACGGCGGGGAGCGCCCGTTCCCCTGCCCGCGGTGCGGCAAACGCTTCCCGCAGAGCGCCGAGCTGCTGGCTCACCAGCGCTTCCACAGCGGGGAGAAGCCGTTCCGCTGCCCGCAGTGCGCCAAGCTCTTCTGCAgcggctccagcctggccaagcACCGCCGGTGGCACCGGGGCGAGAAGCCCTTCGAGTGCCGGGAGTGCGGCAGGAGCTTCGCGCAGAGCACGGCGCTGCTGGAGCACTGGCGCACGCACACGGGCGAGAAGCCGTTCCTGTGCCGGGCTTGCGGCAAGAGGTTCGGTAGAAGCTCCAACCTCGTGGTTCACCAGCGTGTGCACGGCCGGGGGAGAGCGGGGGATGCGGCGCTGGGCAgccgggaggaggaggagggtgatggggaggggtgggaggggggagCGAGGCAGGGGGTGGTGGAGGAAGAGAGGGGTTGAGTTGCTGGTGGAAAGTGCTAAAGAGATGGGAGGGAAAATGGTCCAGACTGGGGGCTTCATCAgctcaggaggaggaggaggagggtgatggGGATGATGAGGCAGGGTCTTCATCAGctcgggaggaggaggagggtgatggggaggggtgggagggggggaGCGAGGCAGGGGGTGGTGGAGGAAGGGAGGGGTTGAGTTGCTGGTGGAAAGTGTTAAAGAGATGGGAGGGAAAATGGTCCAAACTGGGGTCTTCATCAGctcgggaggaggaggagggtgatggggaggaggaggagggtgatagggaggaggaggagggtgatggggagggtgaggaggatgaggagggtgatggggagagctgggaggggggAACAAGGCAGGGGATGGTTGAGTTGCTGGTGGAAAGTGTTAAAGAGACAGGAGGGAAAATGGTCCAAACTGGGGTCTTCATCAGctcgggaggaggaggagggtgatggggaggatgaggaggatgaggagggtgaTGGGGAGAGGTGGGAGGGGGGAACAAGGCAGGGGGTGGTTGAGGAAGGGAGGGGTTGAGTCGCTGGTGGAAAGTGTTAAAGAGATGGGAGGGAAAATGGTCCAAACTGGGGTCTTCATCAGctcgggaggaggaggagggtgatggggaggaggaggcagcagctggggagaggTGGGAGGGGAGAACAGGGGGTGGTTGAGGAAGGGAGGGGTTGAGTTGCTGGTGGAAAGTGTTAAAGAGGTGGGAGGGAAAATGGTCCAAACTGGGGGCTTCATCagcccaggaggaggaggagggtgatgAGGAGGATGAGGCAGGGTCTTCATCAGCccagaaggaggagggaggcgGCAGCACAGGGGAAGGGCTGGATCTGTGCCACGTGGGAgtgagcagagggggagggaaaTGCCCTGTAAACccatctctctgtctctctcctgaGTAAAACATGAAGCTGTGTTACTAAGCACCGTGTGTTTTTGGCAGCAGAGGCCGTGTCCCGCTCCAGACAGAACCAGTCACAGACtgggggggttgggagggagctgcagagctcacccagcacaaccccctgcacaagcagctcccacctgggtcagggcacacaggaacgtgtccaggggggtcttggggacccaggtgtgtctgtgcagagctgctctccagcaggtcacccccagcctgtgctggcccaggggcttgttcctccccagctgcaggactctgcccttgccctggctgaacctcagcaggttcccctgtgcccagctctcagctggcTGAGATctcactggcagcacagcctctggtgcatcagccagtgctcccagtttggtgccagcagggagctcactgagggtccctctgtgccctcacccagctccttgatgaagatgctgaaccaGCCTGGCCCCAGAGCCCATCCCTGTGCACctcccctggccacagccccccagctccatcccattcCACTGatcccccctctgggctctgtcactcagcccATGCTCCATCCacctcccctcatccagcccacCTTGCctgatgaggatgaggatgatgatgggagacagtgtccaaagcctcgCTGAGCTCGGGGCAGATGCcacccactgctctcccctcatgcAGCCACCCAATGGGCCTTTcccccatagccccccataACCCCTACAGCCCCCCATAACCCCCCATATcccctatagccccccataTCCCCTATAGCCCCCCATGACCCTTAGAGCCCCCCATAACCCTTATAgccccccataacccccccatgacccctgcagcccccccatAGCCCCCCAGAACAAAGTGGGGGGCTGTTAAGGTTTTGGGGTGCTGCTGAACAGGCCCAGCAGGACCCCGAGGgcaagggaggggtgggggagcaCCCGTGGGTGCTGGTCAGGCcagactgggagcactgggagcactggtttGGTGGGATCCTCCCAGCTCCTGACCCACTCACAGTGGGCACTGAACCAGAACCTCTTACTGGGCTCTACTGGGGCCAAACCAGTCTCTACTGGACCATACTGGTCCCTGGGGGTCACTTAGTGGTCTCTACTGGGGCCAAACTGGTCTGTACTGGGCCATACGGGTCCCTGTGGGTCGCTTACTGGTCTCTACTGGGGCCAAACTGGTCCCTGTGGGTCTCATACCGGTCTCTACTGGGGCCAAACTGGTCCCTGTGGGTCTCATACCGGTCTCTACTGGGGCCAAACTGGTCTCAGTTGGGCTATACGGGTCCCTGTGGGTCTCATACTGGTCTCTACTGGGGCCAAACTGGTCTCAATTGGGGCCATACAGGTCCCTGTGGGTCTCATACCGGTCTCTACTGGGGCCAAACTAGTCTCAATTGGGCCATACTGGTCCCTGGGGGTCACTTACTGGTCTCTACTGGGGCCAAACTGGTCTCAATTGGGCCATTCTGGTCCCTGGGGTCACTTACTGGTCTCTACTGGGGCCAAACTGGTCCCTTTCAAGCACTTACTGGTCCTTTTGGTCTCTTACTGGTCCCTCTGGGACTCTTACTGGTCCCTGGAGGTCTCTTACTGGTCTCTTTGGGGCCAAACCAGTATCTTTAGGGTTCAAACTGGTCGCTGGGGGGGCTCTTACTGGTCTGTACGGGGCCAGACTGGTGGTGTAGGGGTGTGATGGGGGGTGCTGGGAGACGAGTGGGGTCACaaggggaggtttgggggggtctgggaCACACACGcgggtttggggtgggggaggggcggAGCCTCGCGGCCGTTTATTGGAggagccgggggggggggggccggGTCCCCCCTACTTGTCGCAgccgccgcagccccccgcagcccccccgGAGGATCCCTCGGGCCCGGAGGAGCCGCCCTGGCGCGACCCCGCGCCTGGATCCCGGCGCACCGGGATGTGCCCCCCGAGGCGGGCGGGATCCCGCAGCCCCGGCACGAACGGCAGCCCCGGGTTCTTGTAGCCGGGCCGGGGGGATCCCCCGAGGGATCCTGAGCCGGAGCCCCCCCCGTACGAGCCTGATCCACCTCCCTGGGAGCCCCCGGAGGATCCTGATCCCTGGGATCCCCCATAGGATCCCTGGGAGCCCCCATAGGATCCTGATCCCTGGGATCCCCCATAGGATCCCTGGGAGCCCCCATAGGATCCTGATCCCTGGGATCCCCCATAAGATCCTGGTCTGCCCCCCTGGGATCCTGATCCCCCATAGGATCCCTGGCCACCCCCATAGGAGCTTGATCCCTGGGAGCCCCCATAGGATCCTGATCCCTGGGATCCCCCATAGGATCCCTGGGAGCCCCCATAGGATCCTGATCCCTGGGATCCCCCATAAGAGCCCGGTCTGCCCCCCTGGGATCCTGAGCCCCCATAGGATCCCTGACCACCCCCATAGGAGCTTGATCCCTGGGAGCCCCCATAGGATCCTGATCCCTGGGATCCTCCATAAGAGCCTGGTCTGCCTCCATAGGATCCTGATCCACCTCCCTGGGATCCCCCATAAGAGCTTGATCCCTGGGGTCCTCCATAAGATCCTGGTCTGTTCCCATAGGATTCTGATCCCTGGGAGCCCCCATAAGATCCTGATCCACCTCCCTGGGATCCCCCATAGGATCCTGATCCCTGGGATCCCCCATAGGATCCCTGGGAGCCCCCGTAGGATCCTGATCCCTGGGATCCTCCATAAGAGCCTGGTCTGCCCCCATAGGATCCTGATCCACCTCCCTGGGAGCCCCCATAGGATCCCTGGCCACTGCCATAGGAGCCTGACCCCTGGGATCCCCCATAGGATCCTGATCCACCTCCCTGGGAGCCCCCGTAAGAGCTTGATCCCTGGGGTCCTCCATAAGATCCTGGTCTGCCCCCATAGGATCCTGATCCCTGGGAGCCCCCATAAGATCCTGATCCACCTCCCTGGGATCCTGAGCCCCCATAGGATCCCTGACCACCCCCATAGGAGCCTGATCCTTGGGATCCCCCATAGGATCCTGATCCACCTCCCTGGGAGCCCCCATAAGAGCTTGATCCCTGGGATCCTCCATAAGATCCTGGTCTGCCCCCATAGGATCCTGATCCCTGGGATCCCCCATAAGAGCCTGGTCTGCCACCCTGGGATCCTGATCCTCCATAGGATCCCTGACCACCCCCATAGGAGCCTGATCCTTGGGATCCCCCATAGGATCCTGATCCACCTCCCTGGGAGCCCCCATAAGAGCTTGATCCCTGGGATCCTCCATAAGATCCTGGTCTGCCCCCATAGGATCCTGATCCCTGGGAGTCCCCATAAGATCCTGATCCAC
Encoded proteins:
- the LOC133629143 gene encoding E3 ubiquitin-protein ligase TRIM7-like is translated as MASGSCRAKGEGGGRVGASEAAGPRNRLRRGNFHPKQHLEHLAEKLKLLGLEGAGGEEQEQLCSWHKGVAALQDGCRGLGAAGAPAAAPAQDREQILRELEKLKKQREELQELRSSGERRCQDYLARTEAERRRVASEFQRLRRFLREQELVLLAELGHWDRELLSRLQEQESKLAGEMGLLQVLICQLEKQLEGATSGFLQDTQSSIERWQRNGSRRTTETFWDLEQRLGLISRQNNVLGETLRRFQDILPSELEKEPRAGGKAFVTLDPATAGAHLVVSRDRRGVRWGDAGAQDPPPSPRRLPGCILGSRGFTRGRCHWDVEVAGGRRWALGGSVRSQGSVPSQGSVPGGLGVRLRPEQGVWAVGRCGSRCCAFSSPLTPLPGLGAGAKLRVALDRDGGRVAFYLGGDPRPVFTFHKASFGSGERVFPFFWVGRGSHLRLCP
- the LOC133629144 gene encoding zinc finger protein 345-like, which gives rise to METPRDMETPKDIIRTPRDNGTPKDIIRTPFLPPCATLPEGGFPGGSPRGRAPKVGVGLVGKRRSLQEPPRSSAPERKHICPECGKGFGKSSNLVVHRRTHTGEKPYKCCGCDRSFSDRSNLAKHQRVHAKRRLLSCGECGGSGSEAGAGAPHPAEPPRGGAAGECGECGGSGREPGLEPPGQRSRPGESCGECGECGGSGGEPGLQPPIQRSRPGECGGSGREPGLEPLGQQSRPGGSCGECGECGGSGREPGLQPPIQRSRPGGSCGECGECAGGEPGLEPPIQRSRPGECGGSGREPGLEPPIQRSRPGGSCGECGGSGSEPGLQPPIQRSRPGGSCRRCGESAGPRGEPEDRLYQCPKCQKRFKTRSILITHEALHTGERPFPCPDCSKRFVRKADLAVHRRIHSGEKPFSCPECGRSFNHRSNLFTHLRRHSGDKPFPCGQCAKRFVHRAEAAAHRRSHGTERPFGCGRCGKRFKGRTALARHELLHGGERPFPCPRCGKRFPQSAELLAHQRFHSGEKPFRCPQCAKLFCSGSSLAKHRRWHRGEKPFECRECGRSFAQSTALLEHWRTHTGEKPFLCRACGKRFGRSSNLVVHQRVHGRGRAGDAALGSREEEEGDGEGWEGGARQGVVEEERG